A window of Sedimentibacter sp. MB31-C6 genomic DNA:
CGTAATAGCTAAGTTAAAAGATAGTAGAGGGTTTACCTTAATAGAACTTATAGCAACTTTAGCAATAGTAGGAATAATTTCTGCAATAGCCATTCAAAATTTTTTTCAAATACAAGAAAAAGCAAAAAGTGATGCTGATCAAGCAACAATAAATATGATTGGAAAGGCAGCAGAATTATATTTTATACAAAATCCTGATAATAAGCATGATATTAATACTGCTGATGATTTAGTAACAGAAAATTATCTTGAAAATATTGATTTTCAAACAATTACGTATGGAGCGAATGATGGTAAGGATTTAAAAATTAACTATATTGATACTAAAGTAATAATTACTTTTGGTTCTGAACTGGCTAATGAAGTATATCCATTTAACAAATTTAAAAATAAATATGATGAATCAGGAGATTGAATATGATAGTTATTTTAAATGGTGTACTATATGTTTTAGTGCTAATGAAGCTAGGTATTTTCATTGATTCAATTATGTATTGCGCTATAATTAGCTTATTAATCGAAATTAGTATTATTGATTTAAGACACAAATTAATACCTGATAAGTTGAATATCATCGTATTAGTGTTTGGATTATTTTTCTTATTACATGACAAAACAATGATAGTTAATAGATTAATAGGATTTGGAATAGGTTTTGGATTATTTTTATTCATTGCCGTTTTAACAAATTCAATGGGTGGTGGTGATATAAAACTTATGGCTTCACTTGGACTAATATTTGGTATAAATGGAATTGTATTTATAATTTTATTTTCCTTTATTTTGGGTGCAATAATTTCAACGATACTTTTAATTTTGCAAATAAAAAAATTAAAAGATGAAATACCTTTTGCACCATTTATATCTTTTTCAGCTTTAATATATATACTTTTATGGAAGTAAATAATATGTTATTTAAATTATTAATAGTATAGATTAGATTATATATACAAAGATTGTAAATGTTATGAATAATAAGTAGTTATAAGGAGTAAAGAATGGCGAGAATACTATCTATTGAGTTTGATAATGTAAATTTAAGGATTATTGAAGGTAAACGTAAGGGTAGTACTTTGAATATTTTAAACTCTATAATAGTAAAAGTTCCTTTATATAGCATTGATGATGGATATATTAATGATGATGATAAAATTAAATCAGTAATAAAACAAGTTATAAAAGAACATAAAATGAAGTTTACAAAATGTATATTTGCCATTAATACTAGTAGTCTATTAGTGAGGAAATTAGAGCTACCGGATCTTAAAAAAAACAAAGAAGTAATGTCTATGATTAAAATAGACCTTGAACAACAGCTTTCTATAGATTTATCTCAATACGAGATTATATTTAAAAAATCTAAAAAATACATTATAGATGGTTTGAAAAAAATCACATATATTGTTTATTGTATCCCTTCTAAAATGTATTTACAATATAACGAACTAGCAGAAGAGCTCAAATTACCTTTGATTAGTATGGATGTATCATCTAATTACCTTGAACTTGTTTTTCTTAATAATTTGACTATTAATAACAATATTGCAAATCCAAAGAATAGTGTTGGATTTATAAATCTTGGGAAAAACGCAATTTCCTTTAGCATTATAAAAAATAATATTAATATTTTTACAAAAACATATCATTGCTTAGATAACAAATTAGAAGGAGTAGCAGAAACTCCGATATTATATGAAACAAGTAAAGATATCTTGAAATATGAGTTTAATCAATATATGGAAGAAATCAGCAAATATATCAGATATTATTATTCAATTAATAATTATAATCAAATTGATAAAATATATCTTTTTGGTAGTTATTCAATGGATGTTTCTGAAGAATTTTTTGATAGTATAGATATACCAGTAGAATTAGTTACTAATATTTCTAACGTGTATTTATTAGAAGAAACAGAAGATAACAATAAAAGTTTATTGTCTAATGAATATCTACATGGAATAGTATCCCTTTTTAGCGATAAAACTCATTTAGACTTCCATACTAAAAGGCGGAGGCAAATTAAATTTAAATTCATCTTAAGCATTAATATATTAATATTAATTACAATATTAATATTAAATATTTCTTTCAAAGGAATATTTAATTATTTTAAAAATGCTGAATTTAAAAGAGAAATACAAACTATGTGTTTGTTTATAAATGAGAATAATAAAATCAATAACGAAATTGAGGAAATTAAGAATAGTATTGAACGTATGAAATTATATAAAAATGAAGTTAAAAAATTAAATGAAATCGTCAGAAAGAATGATAATATAAATTCTCAAATGTTTACAGAATTAGCTTCTGTAATACCCTATGGTACTCAGGTTAAGTCAGTCATTGTAGTTAATAAAAACATACAAATTCAATGCTTTTCTAGTTCTCTTGATGAATTGTCCCTATTATTAAAAGGTATTAGAAATATTGATTTTATTGTAGATGTAAATGTACCTAATATTGATGTCAAATTACAACAACAAGGTGTTGATATAAAATACTTTTATTATATAATTTGTAATATTGAGGATGTGGTTCAAAATTAATCTAAGTAGTACTATAAAAGTTATGATTTTAATAATAGTCGCTCTTATAATAATAATTATAGTTACTGAATTAATGTTATTTAAAAGTAATACAAATTATATTCAAGAAGAATATAGTATTGTGAGATTAAAATATGAAAATATTTTAGAAAATTTAAAGTTGAAAAATTATTATGAAAGAAGGGAAAAAGAATTAATTAGTGATATAAAATGTTTGAAAGTATTATCAAGTATTAATCAAGAAGATGTGATAAATATATTAAATGAACACTTATCTTTATGTGATATAAAGGTAGAGAATATTAATTTTAATGAAGTAATAGATAACAATGAAGAAATAAATGAAGAATTAGTTACAATAATAAATGTGAAAATGGAATTCAAATCTACGTATAATAATTTTTTATTGTTACTGGATTCTCTTCAAAATAATGAAATTGATTTTGCAATTATAAGTGCTAGCATCTTTTTTTCTGAAAATGAAGTAGTTGATGGAATCATTGAAATGAATTTCTATGGAATTTTAATGTCTATTGATTGATAATAGAGGGTAAAGTTTTGATTAGGAATAATATTATTAACGATAAAGGTTTGACTTTAGTAGAAATTATAATATCTATTGCAGTTTTAGGCATAGTAATTTGTCCTTTAATGTCTATGTTTTTATTTGCTATGAAAATAAATAATAAAAGTGATTTTGAATATAAAACCTTAAGTCAAGCTCAATATTATATGGAAGAAATTAAAGCAATGGAATATATCGATACAATAAAATATCCATATAATAATATAAAAGGTATATATGAAAGAGAAATTGAACAAGATGATGAAACATTTGGGGTTATAATAAAAATTACTCCTGATAGTAATGGACTTTTATATAAGATTGAGATACTAATTATGGATGAAGGAGAAATTGTTAATTACTTAGAAGGAACGAAAATCATATATTAAAAAGTGATTTGAGAGTTGTTTAGGTAATTATTGATTTTGGGGTTAGATATGATTAAAAATGATAAGGGCTCCACTTTGATTTTATTAGTTATAATAATTTCATTAATATCAGTCACAGGACTATCCATTATGAGTGTAACGATGACTCAATATGAAATTAGAAAATCCAACTCAGAAATCAAGCGAACATTTTACATGTCAGAAAATGGCTTGAATTACGCCTATGTTGATATTTATTATTTAATAGAAACGACAATAGAGGAATCAGAAAAAACAGCTGATGATTTTATTAATGAAAATCCTTCTAACCAAATAGAAGGTGAAAATATATTTTATAATAATTTTAAAAAAAATATTATAAATAAAATTGTAAAAAAGAATTATAATTATCCGAATACTTATATTGAAGTAACGAATAAGGATATATTAGCTTTTGATAATAATAGACTCTTGGTAAAGGTGAGTTCGAAATACATTTCAGGTAGGGGAATTGAAAAAATAATATCTGCAGATTTTATTATAGTTGTGCCAAGTTTTTATGAAGTTAAATCTAATGACCTTAAATTATTGGATTTGTTAAGTATAGACAACTGGCAAATATGTAAATAAGGAATTTACTATGATTACAAAAGAAAAAGGGTTTACATTAATTGAAATAATTATAGCTTTAGGATTGCTTAGTATTATTATATGTTTATCAATTAATTTTTTAATATTTAATTTTACAAATTATAGAAAAATAAGTAATGATGCAGAGATTCGATTTCAAGCTTACTATATCTTGAATTTTATGAACAATAAGATTTTAGAATCATCATATTTAGAATTAGCACAGAACGGTAC
This region includes:
- a CDS encoding competence type IV pilus major pilin ComGC → MFNVIAKLKDSRGFTLIELIATLAIVGIISAIAIQNFFQIQEKAKSDADQATINMIGKAAELYFIQNPDNKHDINTADDLVTENYLENIDFQTITYGANDGKDLKINYIDTKVIITFGSELANEVYPFNKFKNKYDESGD
- a CDS encoding prepilin peptidase, producing MIVILNGVLYVLVLMKLGIFIDSIMYCAIISLLIEISIIDLRHKLIPDKLNIIVLVFGLFFLLHDKTMIVNRLIGFGIGFGLFLFIAVLTNSMGGGDIKLMASLGLIFGINGIVFIILFSFILGAIISTILLILQIKKLKDEIPFAPFISFSALIYILLWK
- the pilM gene encoding type IV pilus biogenesis protein PilM, translating into MARILSIEFDNVNLRIIEGKRKGSTLNILNSIIVKVPLYSIDDGYINDDDKIKSVIKQVIKEHKMKFTKCIFAINTSSLLVRKLELPDLKKNKEVMSMIKIDLEQQLSIDLSQYEIIFKKSKKYIIDGLKKITYIVYCIPSKMYLQYNELAEELKLPLISMDVSSNYLELVFLNNLTINNNIANPKNSVGFINLGKNAISFSIIKNNINIFTKTYHCLDNKLEGVAETPILYETSKDILKYEFNQYMEEISKYIRYYYSINNYNQIDKIYLFGSYSMDVSEEFFDSIDIPVELVTNISNVYLLEETEDNNKSLLSNEYLHGIVSLFSDKTHLDFHTKRRRQIKFKFILSINILILITILILNISFKGIFNYFKNAEFKREIQTMCLFINENNKINNEIEEIKNSIERMKLYKNEVKKLNEIVRKNDNINSQMFTELASVIPYGTQVKSVIVVNKNIQIQCFSSSLDELSLLLKGIRNIDFIVDVNVPNIDVKLQQQGVDIKYFYYIICNIEDVVQN
- a CDS encoding prepilin-type N-terminal cleavage/methylation domain-containing protein, translating into MIRNNIINDKGLTLVEIIISIAVLGIVICPLMSMFLFAMKINNKSDFEYKTLSQAQYYMEEIKAMEYIDTIKYPYNNIKGIYEREIEQDDETFGVIIKITPDSNGLLYKIEILIMDEGEIVNYLEGTKIIY